The window TTTTTTAGCTTGGAAACAATAATTTTCCCAGAAAAAATTAAGTACATTTTTAGACGCTACTAGAAAGTCCGACACTCACTTCTAAAGCTTCATCAACTTTTTGCATTAATTGATAGTCTAATTGTGTTACTTTATCTTTTAATCGCTGTTTATCAATCGTTCTAATCTGTTCTAATAAAACAACTGAATCACGTTCTAATCCATGATTTTCAGCTGAAACTTCTACATGAGTTGGCATTTTTGCTTTTTGTATTTTAGCGGTGATTGCCGCTACGATAACGGTGGGACTGTAATGATTCCCCACATTATTTTGAATAATTAAAACCGGACGCATTCCACCTTGCTCAGACCCTACAACTGGAGATAAATCTGCAAAATAAACTTCCCCGCGTTTTACCATAGGTATTCTTCTCCTCCTCACTATATC is drawn from Carnobacterium gallinarum DSM 4847 and contains these coding sequences:
- a CDS encoding type II toxin-antitoxin system PemK/MazF family toxin translates to MVKRGEVYFADLSPVVGSEQGGMRPVLIIQNNVGNHYSPTVIVAAITAKIQKAKMPTHVEVSAENHGLERDSVVLLEQIRTIDKQRLKDKVTQLDYQLMQKVDEALEVSVGLSSSV